From the Euphorbia lathyris chromosome 6, ddEupLath1.1, whole genome shotgun sequence genome, one window contains:
- the LOC136234190 gene encoding uncharacterized protein produces MDSFNQTTGFLFDSNSNSSGDSEDLGILEIYVHHARNIHNICIYDNQDVYAKFSLTYNPDQTHSTRIINGGGKNPEFNENLFIKLTQLDAVLKCEIWMLSRVRNYLEDQLLGFALVPISQILGKGKVTQDYSLSSTDLFHSPAGTVKLSLFLKNTSFPVKTPNLSASNSSISAEIVLLDPIEYSRIEFPDINVVRENQQMVSEFFDSKPCSFLHLGASPYQVDDYEMTMNTNDPDRNSNSGFLSSTTTSISDGNSNSNSSDSIEKKAARTHSSDSLNVEVNPGSVTAPDTPTSKKGGSEIRDHVSPLGNTNLEAEQSAMQQQIVDMYMRSMQQFTESLAKMKLPMDLDKLENEDRGDLIQSHSNNVVETEKKKKKDGSRVFYGSRAFF; encoded by the coding sequence ATGGATTCATTCAATCAAACAACTGGATTTCTCTTCGATTCGAATTCAAATTCTTCTGGAGATTCTGAGGATTTAGGAATCCTTGAAATCTATGTTCATCATGCTAGGAATATTCACAACATATGTATATACGATAATCAAGATGTTTATGCTAAATTCTCACTTACTTATAATCCAGATCAGACTCACTCTACTAGAATCATCAATGGCGGCGGTAAAAACCCTGAATTCAATGAAAATTTGTTCATTAAATTAACTCAACTTGATGCTGTTCTTAAATGCGAGATTTGGATGCTTAGCCGAGTCAGAAATTACTTAGAAGATCAACTTTTAGGGTTTGCTTTAGTTCCGATTTCCCAAATTCTTGGTAAAGGTAAAGTTACTCAAGATTACAGTCTTTCTTCTACTGATCTATTTCATTCTCCTGCTGGAACTGTCAAATTGTCTCTTTTTTTGAAGAACACATCCTTCCCTGTGAAAACCCCCAATTTATCAGCTTCAAATTCTTCAATTTCGGCGGAAATTGTGTTGCTGGATCCAATTGAGTATTCCAGGATTGAATTTCCTGATATCAATGTTGTTAGAGAGAATCAGCAGATGGTTTCGGAGTTTTTCGACTCGAAACCCTGTTCGTTTCTCCATCTCGGGGCCTCTCCGTATCAGGTTGATGATTACGAGATGACCATGAACACGAATGATCCGGATCGGAATTCGAATTCGGGGTTTTTGAGCTCTACTACTACTAGTATAAGCGATGGGAATTCGAATTCAAATTCGTCCGATTCCATTGAGAAAAAGGCGGCTCGGACTCATTCATCTGATTCTCTTAATGTTGAAGTGAATCCTGGCTCCGTCACTGCTCCTGATACTCCCACTTCCAAGAAAGGGGGAAGCGAAATTCGTGACCATGTATCGCCATTAGGTAATACTAATCTCGAAGCCGAACAATCTGCAATGCAGCAACAAATTGTAGATATGTATATGAGAAGTATGCAACAATTTACTGAATCTTTAGCTAAGATGAAGCTTCCGATGGATCTCGACAAGCTCGAAAACGAAGATCGAGGCGATTTGATTCAAAGCCATAGCAATAATGTTGTAGAgactgagaagaagaagaaaaaagatggATCAAGGGTGTTCTATGGAAGTAGAGCATTCTTCTAA